The DNA sequence GGTGCAAATACTCCCAAAAGGCAATGGAATGTTAGCATTCAGATATATTTCATGGCACTATATAAAATATTTTTTGATTATACTGATAGCTTTGGTTCTGTTTGTTGTCGGTTTTGACTATATGGGCAGTGCCCAGGATTTATCCAAGTCATCGGCAAACCTTATTTTGATTTATCTGGTGTACAAATCATTTTCTGCCATAGATATTTTACTGCCAATCGCACTGGTATTTGGAATGATATCTACAAAAATATATCTTATCCGCTCCAATGCACTTGTTTCATTCTTTTCTTTGGGATATTCAAGAGTAGATGTTTTGCGTCCCTTTGTTCTTGTTTCTACCGCTGTTATTGTTCTGTTTATAGCGCTGCATGCGTGGTCGAATTTTGCCAGAGCAGAAGAGTTTTCCAGAAATATTAAAAAGAATTCACAATATTTAAGTCCCACACGCGATCTTTTTTTTGCGTACAAGGGAAAGTATATATATTTTTCAAAACTGCTTCCTTTGCAGGAAACTGCGAAGAATATTCGTGTGTTTAGTGTTACAAATGAGTCTTTAAAAGAAGTGGTTGTTGCCAAGTCAGCCAGATACATAGATAACTACTGGTTTATCAGGCAGGCTGACATTATTACAAAGCCTGATGATTTGTCTCTTGCCTCACCCGGAATAAAAGTCACTAAAGCAAAAGATTTGAAAATTTTAGAAGGGTTTCGCCCTAAAATGCTTGACCAGGTATATGAGGGAAAAGTGAACTTTACAATTATAGATGCCGTGGATGCTATGCTTTTACTGAATAAACAAAACATTAATACGGATAATATCAAGTCAGCACTTTATAAAATATTTATCTATCCTTTTTTTGTTCCGTGTCTCATTGTTATAATATTTTTCTTTGTCCCAATGAGTGTACGATTTTTGAATGTTTCTCTTTTTACATTTGGTGCAATCCTGGCAACGTTGCTCACCTGGGGAATTCTCTTTTTTCTGATAAAGCTTGCAAACAATAAAGTGATACCGAGTGAAGTCGGGATAGTTCTTCCTGTTGCGATATTGGCTCTATTGGCCTTTTTTCAGTGGTATAGACACAGAACACTACTGTCTTAGGCACTTCTAAGCACATTTTAGATAAAATTATCTAAAAAATATTTGGAATTTTTATGATTGATTTTAAAGCATTGGCAGATGAGTATGGAACACCCTTGTACGTATATGATTTTGATTATATGTCCGCACAGTATACAGAGTTAAAAGAAGCATTCAGGGGACGTAAGTCTATTATTGCTTATGCAGTAAAAGCAAATTCAAATTTAAGTGTTGTTCGTCATTTTGCAAAAATGGGCAGTGGTGCTGACTGTGTTTCTATCGGTGAAGTGCGTCGTGCTCTTTTGGCAGGAATTCCCGCATATAAAATTATATTTTCTGGTGTCGGCAAAAGTGATGAGGAGATACGTGAAGCGATAGAAAAAGATATTTTATATATCAATGTTGAAAGCGAAGCGGAGCTTGATCGGGTTGAGGCTATTGCAGAGAGACTGGACAAGCCTTCACGCATAAGTATCAGAGTGAATCCCAATATTGACCCGCAGACACATCCTTATATCTCTACCGGACTGCATGACAATAAATTTGGTGTGGATCTCTCAAGTGCTAAACGTATGTATATCAAGGCTAAAAATTCTCAATATTTGGACCCTGTCGGTATTCATTTTCATATAGGCTCACAACTGACACAATTGCAGCCGATAAGAGAAGCTGCCGAAATAGTTGCAGATTTGGTGCGTTCACTGCAGGCTATTGATATAGAGTTGAAGTTTTTTGATGTTGGTGGCGGACTTGGCGTCAAATATGATAATGAAGAGACGATAAAACCATATGATTATGCACAGGCAATTTTAGGAACACTTACGGCACTTGATTTGACGATTCTTTGTGAACCGGGCAGGTTTTTGACGGCAAATGCAGGATACTTTGTGACGAGAGTTCTCTATGAAAAACAAAATGGTGATAAAAAATTTGTTGTTGTTGACGGTGCAATGAATGATCTGCTGCGTCCGTCACTCTATAATGCATATCATAAGATAGAAGCAATTACAGACAATAATGGTCCGGTGAGAGAAGTAGACATAGTCGGTCCGGTGTGTGAAAGCGGTGACTTTTTTGCGAAAAACTATCCTCTGCCGGAGCTAAAGAGAAATGATTTGCTTGTGATTCACAGTGCCGGTGCCTATGGATTTGGAATGGGGAGCAATTACAATACACGTGGACGAAGTGCGGAAGTCGCTGTTGAAAACTCCAAAGCAAGACTTATCAGAAAAAGAGAGTGCTTTGAAGATCTTATCTGTCTAGAACAAGAATTTTTAGTAGACTAAAATGTATTTTATAGATGTGCAGGGAACGCTTATCAGTGATGAAGACAAATCTCCAATAGATGGAAGCAGGGAGTTTATACAAATGCTCAATCGTGAGCATATTCCTTATATGATCATAACAAATAATACAAAAAAAGCATCACAGAATTTTTTGGCATATCTAAACAGACTGGGTTTTGAATTTGACGCGACAAAGTACCTTGATCCTTTAATGCTTCTGGAATCCCGTGTCGAAAAAGAGGCTGTGGCTGCATATGGTGCAAAAGAGTTTTTACAAACACTGCAAAGCATGGGATACAAACTTGACTACACAAACCCCAAAACCGTACTGATTGCCATAAAAGAGGATTTTTCTGCGGATGAATATGCACAAATGATAGATTTTTTACTTGATGGTGCGAAACTTGTCGGTATGCATGAGACATCTATTTATGCAAAAAACAACAGGCGCTACCCTGGAGTAGGTGCGATTTTGAAGATGCTTGAATTCGCGACAAGCTGTTCTTATGATGTTGTAGGCAAACCAAGTCAGGCATTTTACAATGAAGCACTTAAAAGAATTAAAAGACAAAATCCTGCCGCAGATTTTCAAAACATAACTATTATCAGTGATGATGTAAAAGGTGATTTGGGCGGAGCAAAAGAGCTTGGTATGAAAACACTCTTTGTAACAAGCGGAAAATATAAAAGTGCCGAGGAAATTGTCCCTTTTTTAAAAGAAGCAAATATCCCCGATTTTATATATAAAAATATGCAGGATATTTTAATCCGCCACAAGATGGAGCAATAATGAAAACTTTAGATGACTGTAGAGAAGCGATAGATGCGATCGACAATGAGATGCTTACACTGTTGAATAAGCGTATGAAAGTTGTCCAGAGAGTCGGAGAAATCAAAAAAGAGACCGGTGGCGCAATCTATAGACCAGAACGTGAAAAAGCAATTATTGACAGACTGGTTTCTTTGAATGAAAAAGAGGGCGGACTGTTAAATAACAAAGCGATAGAAGCAATATTTTTAGAAATTTTTGCTGTGGCAAGAAATTTGGAACTGCCGGAACGTATAGCCTATTTGGGGCCTGAAGGGAGTTTTACGCATCAGGCGGCTGAGAGCCGTTTTGGGGCTATGAGTGACTATCTTTCGTTAAATTCTATCGCTTCTGTATTTAAAACACTTGAATCCGGCCGTGCCAAATTTGCAGTTGTGCCTATTGAAAATTCCCGTGACGGAATTGTTGGAGAGACACTTGATCTGCTTGCAAAAAGTCCTATGAAAATTGTTGCAGAACTTTATATGCCGATACACATGTCTTTTGCAACAAAGGCGGAAAAACTTGAGGATATTACAAAAATCTACTCAAAAGACAAAGGCTTTGGGCAGTGTCGGGAATTTTTAAATGAACATGGTTTGATCAATGTTGAACTGATCCCGGTAGAATCGACGGCAAAAGCAGCCATTTTGGCGGCACGTGAGCCAAATTCGGCTGCAATATGTTCTCATATTGCAGCAAAACTGTATGGACTTCCTACTCTGTTTGAAAACATTGAAGATGCCATAGACAATACAACGCGTTTCGTCATTTTAAGTGATTTTAAAAATTCTGTCAGCGAGAATGATAAAACTTCGATACTGGTACGATTAAAAGACGCTGTTGAAGCTGGTTCTCTGGTGCGTTTTTTACAGGATTTTGAAGAAGAGAAGATAAATCTTTCAAAAATTGAGTCTCGTCCCTCAAGAGACAAAGGTGGTTTTGGCTACTGGTTTTATATAGACTTTTATGGTCATATAGATGAGGAAAAGATTCAAAAAGTCATACAGAAACATAAAGACGAAGTCACTTGGCTTGGAAGTTACGTAAAGGGTGAAGAGTGAAATTTAATAAAAAACTACAAAATATCAAAACTTATGAGGCGGGCAAGCCTATAGAACTTGTCGTACGTGAATTCGGCATAGAACCAAAAGATATTGTAAAACTTGCTTCAAATGAAAATCCGTATGGATGCTCCCCCAAAGTACAAAGTGCCGTGGCAAAAATTCTACCGAATATGGCACTTTATCCTGATGACAGTATGCTTAAACTTAAAAATGCGTTAACAAAAAAATATGCAACAGAGCACAAAAATCTTATTATCGGCAGCGGAAGTGACCAGGTTATAGAATTTATTATGCATGCAAAAGCTGATGAAAATTCCAAAATACTGATGAACAGTGTGACTTTCGCAATGTATGAGATTTATGCGAAACATGTCGGGGCAGAGATTGTGAGAACTGCATCACAGGAGCATGATTTAGATGAATTTTATGGGCTTTATAAAGAGACAAATCCTGCGATAATTTTTTTGTGCACACCGAATAACCCGACAGGGGATGCAATAGATGCAGACAAATTGATGAAGTTTATAGAAAAAATCGACAATGATACTTTGGTTGTTGTAGACGGTGCCTATATGGAATATGCTGCATATAAAGACAAAAGTAAAAAAATCATGCCTCAAGAGTTGGTTGAAAAATTTGAAAATGTCATTTATCTGGGTACTTTTTCAAAAGCCTACGGACTTGGAGGCATGCGTGTCGGGTATGGTATTTCGTCAGAAAATATTATAAAAGAACTGTATAAACTGAGACCGCCTTTTAACATAACGACATTGTCGCTTGAAGCTGCCAGTGTTGCACTTGAAGATGAGGAATTTGTAAATAATTGTATCGCTTTAAATTTCCAGGAGATGAAACGCTATGAAGAGTTTGCAAATGAGCAAAAAATAGATATAATAGAGAGTTATACAAACTTTGTTACTTTATGCCTGAATAACACACAAAATTCGACAGAAATTTCTAATGCTTTATTGCGTAAAGGAATGATAGTACGGGATTTAAGTGGTTATGGGTTGAATGCAATTCGTGTAACTGTCGGAACAAAAGAGCAAAACAGCCGTTTTTTTGAACTTGCATCACTGTTATTATAAAATTTAAGATGGGAAGTTGATGGATTTTAAAGTACTTTTTTCGCAATTATCAGTTTTGTATGCAAAACTTACAAAACAGCAAAAAATGATTATAGCAGCTGCTGTAATAGGTATTGTTGCTTTTTTGATTTTTTTAGTTGTTTTTACTGCTAAAAAAACCTCACTTGACAGATATGAAGTACTTTTTGATTCTCTGACACCCTCTGAAGCTGCAAAAGTTGTAGAACAGCTTGATAAAGATAATATTCCTTATAAAATTGAAGCAAACAATGTTATCAAAGTGCCTCGTGATATTGTGTACAAAGAGAGGATTTCTATTGCCTCTTTGGGTATTCCAAAAAACAGAGGCGTGGGATTTGAACTTTTTGACAAACAGGAATTCGGTGCTACAAATTTTGATCAAAAAATCAAGCATCTGCGCGCATTGGAAGGTGAACTCTCCCGTACTATCAGTGCACTTTCACCTGTAGAAAAAGCAACAGTGAGCCTTGCTCTGCCGAAAGAGACTCTTTTTGTCTCCAAACAGGTTGATCCGACAGCCTCTGTAATGGTGCAGCTGGTTGAGGGAAGGATGCTTACTTCCAAGCAAATCAGGGGAATTAAAAATCTTGTCGCAGCAGCTGTGCCAAAACTAAAACCTTCTAATGTAATGTTGATTGACAGTGACGGCGTAACACTTGGTGATGACGATGAAATGGCGCAGATGAGTGAACTCTCTATTGCTCAGCAAAAATATAAAATAAAAGAAGAGAAAAAAAAGCAGGAAAAAATCATTGATGTCATCGCACCTTTTGTAGGCGGCAGTGACAAGGTTGTGGCACAGGTAACCATAGAATTTGATTTTTCACAAAAAAACTCTACTTCCGAAAAATATGATCCTGAAAATGTTGTGCGAAGCGAACAGGTTAATGAAGAAAAAAGAGAAGGAAGTGCCCCAAAAGAAGTCGGAGGCGTTCCTGGAACGGTAAGCAACATTGGTCCGGTACAGGGACTTGCCTCAAATAAAATGGTGGAGAAATATTCAAAAAACTCCGGCACAACGAATTATGAAGTCGGAAAAACCGTCAGCACTACAAAGAGTCAGTTTGCAAGAATCAAAAGGATAACGGCTGCAGTTGTCGTTGACGGAAAATACAAACCAAAACTGGACAAAGAGGGGAATCCAACTGATGAGATGGAGTATGTGCCTTTGGATGCTGCGGACATAAATGCCTTAACCTCTCTTGCCAGTCGTTCTATCGGTATTGATCCTAAAAGAGGCGATCAAATCAGTGTACAAAATTTGCAGTTTGAAAGAGCATCTGTAAGCGGAGGGGCTCAGGGAGTCAACAAAGCTATTGCATTCAGTGAAACATATTTGGCTCCATTTTCCGGTTTGCTGAAATATCTGTTTGTGTTTATCCTGTTGTTTGTTTTGTACAAAAAAGTCATTGCTCCGTTTGCGGATAAGATGCTTGAAGTGTCAAAAGAAGAAGAAGAACTTGTTGCGCCTTCACTGGAACTGGATGAAGAAGAGGGCGATGATTTGGTCGAAAAAGTACAAAAAATGCGTAAAAAAGTTGAAGAGCAACTTGGTATGGGAAGTAATTTTAATGAAGATGACCTCAAACATGAGGTTATCCTGGAAAAAGTAAAAACTATGGCGGAGGATAGACCTGAAGAGGTGGCTTCTTTGCTGGAGGCTCTTTTGAGTGAAGAGTCTGAAGTTCCATCTAAAGAGAGGAAGTAAGTATGGCTACTTTAACACAGCAGCAACAGGCCGCACTTGATGAAATGAGTATGGCAGAAAAAATTGCCATACTTCTGCTGCAGTTGGGTGAAGACGCAACAGCGGCAATATTTTCAAATATGGGTGTTGAGGCTATTACTGAAATATCAAAATATATTGCAGCAAACAGAACTATTGACAAGGCAATAGCAACTGCTGTTTTAGAAGAGTTTCATGCGATATTTCAGTCGGGTCAGTATATGACATCAGGCGGTATGGAGTATGCAAGAGAACTGCTCTACAGAACACTCGGTCCCGAAGAGGCAAAAAAGATTTTAGACAAACTCTCAAAAAGCATGCAAAATACACAAAACTTTGCCTATCTTTCAAAAATCAAACCACAACAGCTTTCAGACTTTATTATCAATGAACATCCACAAACAATTGCTTTGATTTTGGCACATATGGACCCTACTGAGGCTGCCGACACATTGCAGTATTTTCCGGATGATTTGCGAAGTGAAGTTGCGATGCGTATGGCAAAACTCGGAGACATTTCCCCTTCGGTTATCAAACGGGTTTCTGCTGTTCTTGAATCAAAACTTGAATCGCTTGCTTCTTATAAAGTAGAAGTTGGCGGAACACGTGCGGTTGCAGATATCTTTAACCGCCTTGGTGCAAAAAGCTCTAAAGCGACTTTGGCAAATATTGAGCAGGTCGATGAAGAGTTGGCAACACAGATTAAAGAGATGATGTTTACTTTTGAAGATATTGTGACTTTGGACAAGAATTCTATTGCAGAGATTTTAAAGGCTGTAGACAAAGCAGAATTGATGCTGGCACTCAAATCTGCTCCGGAAGAGTTAAAAGAGAAGTTTTTCTCTGCAATGAGTGAGCGGGCTCGAGAAGCCTTTGAAGAAGAGATGCAGTTCCTGGGAGCAGTCAAAATGAAAGATGTTGAGGCGGCTCAGAGAAAAATTGTGGAAGTGGTCAATCAGTTGGCTGAAGCGGGAACTATCCAAATGGGCTCCAGCGAAGAGATGATAGAGTAAAAAATGGCAACTATAATATCTGAAAATGAAATTAACGAGCATAATGTGCAAAAATACAGTTTTAAAGTTATTGCAATGGGCTCAAAAGAAGAGCAAAAAAAAGAAAACAAGGTATTTACACAAGAAGACAATCCAAAGGCAAGAGCTTCGGATGTTGATTCGAGTGCTCTGAGTACGAGTTCAAAAGATTCGCTTATAGAGTCTTTAATGAAAAAAACAGATGAAATGTCATCAAACTTTATAAAATTGCAAATGAGACTCGAAGCCAAAGAAGAAGAGTTTCAAGAAGAACTGAAAAAAGCCAGGGAAGAGGCTTTTGCTGAAGGCTTGAAGGCCGGAGAGGCAAAAGCAAGAGAAGAGATCGACAAAACACTGCGTAGTAAACTCGAGCTTTTGACAAACTCCATACAAAAACTTGAAGAGAGTGCGAGTGAATTTGAAAAAGCTTTAGAAGGGATAAAGAACGAATTGCTGCATGCGGCCATAGACATTGCAAAAGAGGTTGTACAGATTGAAGTCAGTGAAAATTCCTCACAGATTGCTAAAAAACTCAGTGATGAGTTGATACAGGAATTACAAAATGCTTCTAAAATAACACTGAAGGTCAATCCAAAAGATCACAGCGCTATCGCAGAACATTTTACCAAACTTGAGCATGTAAAAGTTTTGCCTGAAAGTGCAGTAAGTGAAGGCGGTGTTATAGTTTTGAGTGATGCAGGCAATATTGATGCACAAATATCAAAAAGATTTGAGAGAGTAAAAAAGGCAGCTTTAAGTGAGTAGAATGAATATAAAAGAGAAAAGTATTAAAGAGCTTGAAGCTCTCAGTGAAGATATAAGAAAACGAATTTTGGAAGTTGTGAGTAAGAATGGCGGACATTTGAGTTCTACTCTCGGGGCTACAGAGATAATTGTGGCAATGCATAAAGTATTTGATTCTCAAAAGGATCCTTTTATCTTTGATGTATCACACCAGGCGTATGCCCACAAACTGCTTACAGGAAGATGGGAAGAATTTGATACACTCAGACAGTTTAACGGAATATGCGGTTATACAAAACCAAGCGAAAGCAGCGATGACTATTTTGTGGCAGGACACAGTTCCACTTCAATATCTTTGGGAGTCGGGGCTGCAAAAGCCATAGCGCTTAAAGGTCAGCAAAATGAACGTATTCCCGTGGTGCTTATCGGTGACGGTTCTATGACGGCAGGTATGGTGTATGAGGCGTTAAATGAGTTGGGTGAGAGAAAGTACCCGATGATTATTATTTTAAATGATAATGAGATGAGCATAGCAAAACCTATTGGTGCAATCAGCAGAATGCTCAGCTCTGCCATGGCATCTCCTTTTTACCAAAGATTTAAAAAAAATACGGAGAGTTTTGTCGACAACTTTGGTGACGGTGCCAGATATATTGCAAAGCGCATGGAAGAATCTTTGAAGCTCATTACTCCGGGCATACTCTTTGAAGAGATGGGGATTAACTATATAGGTCCAATAGACGGGCACAATATTGCACAACTTGTAGAGATACTCAAAACGGCAAGAAAATTAAACGAACCGGTTATAATTCATGCACAGACTCTTAAAGGGAAAGGGTATGAAATTGCAGAAGGCAAAGAAGAAAAATGGCATGGTGTCGGTCCGTTTGATCTCTCCAGCGGAAGTTCTGCCAAAAAAGCCGCAACAAAAAGCGCTACACAGATATATACCGAGTCTCTTCTTTCTTTGTGTGAAAAAAATGAGAAGATCGTCGGTGTTACAGCAGCAATGCCAAGCGGTACAGGGCTAAGTGAGCTTATAAAAAAATATCCGACACGTTTTTGGGATGTGGCTATTGCAGAACAGCATGCCGTGACTTCTATGGCAGCACTGGCAAAAGAGGGATTTAAACCTTTTTGCAGTATTTATTCTACATTTTTGCAGCGTGCCTATGATCAGGTAATTCACGATACCTGCTTGATGGATCTGCCTGTTGTATTTGCACTTGACCGTGCCGGAATTGTTGGAGAAGACGGAGAAACCCACCAGGGTGTATTTGATGTCAGTTATTTGCGGACTATTCCAAATATGACACTGTTTGCACCTAGAGATGAGAAGAGTTTTCATCAGGCAATGGGTTTTGCCGCAAAATATGAGCATCCGTGTTCTTTGCGTTATCCCAGGGGTTCTTTTACAGAAACTGATTTGCCTGAGTCTGCACCTTTTGAACTTGGAAAATCCCAGCTTTTACAGACGGCAAAGAGCAATATTCTTTTTATCGGTTACGGAAATGGTGTCGGACGGGCATATCAAACAGCACAATACATGAAAGAAGATGTAAGTATTCTCGATTTACGTTTTGTAAAACCGCTTGATGAAGAGATGCTCAAAGATTTGTCAAACAGGTATAACAAATGGTTTGTTTTTTCAGATACGGCAAAGTATGGCGGTGTCGGCTCTGCAATTTTAGAGTTTTTGGCAAAGGAGAATATTTTAAATATATCCGTTGTATCCTTTGAATACGAGGATGCATTTATCACACACGGCAATACAAGAGTTGTAGAAGAGTCTTTAGAACTCTTGCCTGAACAACTGGCAAAAAAAGTCACAAACCATAAACCTTAGTAATCTACTATGTTTACTTGACTTTAAACGACTTCTTTATTATTATTCCAGCAATCAATACAAGGAGTCGGCATGAGTCAAAAGTCCTGTCCTATATCATTTATCAAAGTTGATGCAAATATTGTCAGAATTAATGCATCTTATATTTTACTGCTTTTCAGTCTTTATCTTAGTACATCATACAGGGGTATTGTGCTTTTTTTAATTGCAGATTTTATGATAAGACTTTTTATTAACAAAAACTACAGCCCTTTGTACTTCCTGTCTGCAAGAACTAAAGAGCTGTTACATGTAAAGAGTAAATTTGAAGATGCTGCAGCTAAAAGACTGGCTACATATTTTGGGTTGATATTTTTAGTATTTATAGTATTATTTGATCTATTGCATGCACAAATGCTGTTTTATATTATGAGTGGTGTTTTTCTTGTATGTCTGTTTTTGGAAGTTGCTTTTAACTACTGTCTGGGATGCAAAATGTATTATTTATATAAAAGATTTATGTAATGGTAGGCGTGTCTACAAAAAGCCTGTATGGCGTTGCAGCAATGCATGCGTTGTACAATTCTCCCAGAAACAAGCTGATGCAGATAAAAGAGATAGCTGCGATGACGCAAATTTCGCACGGTTACCTTGAACAAATTCTTTCAAGCTTGAAAAAGCACGGCTTTGTTGTAAGTATAAGAGGTGTAAACGGAGGGTATAAACTGGCCACAGATGCTTCTAATATTATCGTTCTAGATATTGTAGAAGCCTTGGAAGGAGAACTTTTTGTAGTAGGGCAAAATGTTGGAGCAAGTGTAGTGCTGGACTCTTTTTGGAAAGATATTCAGGAGAAAGTCCGTGCTGTTTTTCATGTAAAACTCTCTGAACTTGACAAGGCATATGCAACATATTTTTATGAAATTTAAAGCATAATAATCCCTGCAAATCTTCCGGTAGGGTTGTTTTTTCTGTAAGAATAAAATCTGTCAGAATGACAACAGTTGCAAATATCTGATATCTCAATATTCTTGGCTAAAACACCTGCTGCACAGAACTGTTTCTGGAGTATTGCTCTGATATCCAGGTAGAATTTCTTTCCTTTTTTATCAACAGCATAACTGACTTCTTTCTCTTTTGCCTCTTTGTAAATCTGTTCATTTATTTTATAACATTTCTGACATATTGCAGGTCCGACGGTGACTAGAAGATCCTTCATATCAGATGCGAAACTCCTGACAAAACTGTTAAGAACATTTTGAACAATATTTTCAAAGGCTCCTGCTCTGCCGGCATGTGCTGCAGCAATGACATTTTGTTTGGGATCATAAAAAAGGATCGGAGAACAGTCGGCTGCCATTACCAGCAGAGGGGTGTTTTTTTTATTTGTAATCACTGCGTCACAGGTAGGAGGATTGAAAAAGTTGTCGTTTTTATCAACTGTTTTTACAATATTTGAGTGAATCTGTTTCATGTGTACAAGTGCTTTATAGTCATAATGGAGCTTTTTTGCCAAAGTTTTATGATTTTGCAGTACATTTTTTGGATTATCCTGAACATGAAAGGCTAAATTCCCGCTTTCCTTACATGTAAAGGCATGTGTGAGTTTTGAGTAGTTGTTTAATAATTTACTTTGATAAAATTTCATATAATGATTATAACATAAGCCATGATAAATAGAAAAAGGAAAAATATTGAGTAAACTAAGTATGTACCCGGTCACACTTGATGGAGAAAATATTGAGAAAAAACGCAAAGAGATACGCGAGTACTTCCATAATACCTTTGATCTGTTTGAAAAAGTTTTTGAATTGTTGCAAGATGAGTCTGTGTTTTACAAGAAAAGCGAACCGACCCGTCATCCAATGATATTTTATTTTGGACATACAGCGACCTTTTTTGTAAACAGACTTGTAAGTATGCAAATAATTTATGAAAGAATAAATCCTGAATTTGAGTCTCTGTTTGCTGTAGGCGTGGATGAAATGC is a window from the Sulfurimonas hydrogeniphila genome containing:
- a CDS encoding RrF2 family transcriptional regulator gives rise to the protein MVGVSTKSLYGVAAMHALYNSPRNKLMQIKEIAAMTQISHGYLEQILSSLKKHGFVVSIRGVNGGYKLATDASNIIVLDIVEALEGELFVVGQNVGASVVLDSFWKDIQEKVRAVFHVKLSELDKAYATYFYEI
- the dxs gene encoding 1-deoxy-D-xylulose-5-phosphate synthase, which produces MNIKEKSIKELEALSEDIRKRILEVVSKNGGHLSSTLGATEIIVAMHKVFDSQKDPFIFDVSHQAYAHKLLTGRWEEFDTLRQFNGICGYTKPSESSDDYFVAGHSSTSISLGVGAAKAIALKGQQNERIPVVLIGDGSMTAGMVYEALNELGERKYPMIIILNDNEMSIAKPIGAISRMLSSAMASPFYQRFKKNTESFVDNFGDGARYIAKRMEESLKLITPGILFEEMGINYIGPIDGHNIAQLVEILKTARKLNEPVIIHAQTLKGKGYEIAEGKEEKWHGVGPFDLSSGSSAKKAATKSATQIYTESLLSLCEKNEKIVGVTAAMPSGTGLSELIKKYPTRFWDVAIAEQHAVTSMAALAKEGFKPFCSIYSTFLQRAYDQVIHDTCLMDLPVVFALDRAGIVGEDGETHQGVFDVSYLRTIPNMTLFAPRDEKSFHQAMGFAAKYEHPCSLRYPRGSFTETDLPESAPFELGKSQLLQTAKSNILFIGYGNGVGRAYQTAQYMKEDVSILDLRFVKPLDEEMLKDLSNRYNKWFVFSDTAKYGGVGSAILEFLAKENILNISVVSFEYEDAFITHGNTRVVEESLELLPEQLAKKVTNHKP
- the fliH gene encoding flagellar assembly protein FliH, whose translation is MATIISENEINEHNVQKYSFKVIAMGSKEEQKKENKVFTQEDNPKARASDVDSSALSTSSKDSLIESLMKKTDEMSSNFIKLQMRLEAKEEEFQEELKKAREEAFAEGLKAGEAKAREEIDKTLRSKLELLTNSIQKLEESASEFEKALEGIKNELLHAAIDIAKEVVQIEVSENSSQIAKKLSDELIQELQNASKITLKVNPKDHSAIAEHFTKLEHVKVLPESAVSEGGVIVLSDAGNIDAQISKRFERVKKAALSE
- a CDS encoding DUF4395 domain-containing protein, which translates into the protein MSQKSCPISFIKVDANIVRINASYILLLFSLYLSTSYRGIVLFLIADFMIRLFINKNYSPLYFLSARTKELLHVKSKFEDAAAKRLATYFGLIFLVFIVLFDLLHAQMLFYIMSGVFLVCLFLEVAFNYCLGCKMYYLYKRFM
- the pgeF gene encoding peptidoglycan editing factor PgeF, which produces MKFYQSKLLNNYSKLTHAFTCKESGNLAFHVQDNPKNVLQNHKTLAKKLHYDYKALVHMKQIHSNIVKTVDKNDNFFNPPTCDAVITNKKNTPLLVMAADCSPILFYDPKQNVIAAAHAGRAGAFENIVQNVLNSFVRSFASDMKDLLVTVGPAICQKCYKINEQIYKEAKEKEVSYAVDKKGKKFYLDIRAILQKQFCAAGVLAKNIEISDICNCCHSDRFYSYRKNNPTGRFAGIIML